GAACCTCGAGTGCAAGCCCGAGCATTTCCGGCAGTTCGCTGTGATGGGCTATCACTACTCCCGCTGGCTGTGCGGCATCGCTGAACCGCGGGTCGCGCTGCTCAGCGTGGGTGAAGAGGACAGCAAGGGGGGCGAGGCTCTGCAGACGGTGTCCCGTATTCTTCGTCAGGCCGACATCAACTTCATCGGCAACGTGGAAGGCACCGATCTCTACAGTGGCCGTTGCGACGTGGTGGTCTGTGACGGTTTCGTCGGCAACATCGCGCTCAAGGTCAGCGAGGGACTGGGCGAGGCGATCGTCGAGCTGTTACGCGAGGGCGTGCGCCAGGGGGCCCTGCGCCGCCTGGGGGCACTGGCCATGCGACCGGTTTTTCGCACGCTGAAAAAGCGTATGGACTACGCCGAGTACGGCGGCGTTCCCCTCCTCGGCCTGCGGCGGGTGGCTGTGGTGGCCCACGGGCGTTCCCACGCCAAGGCGATTCGCAACGCGCTGCACCAGGCCGAAATCGCCGTCGATTCCGGCATGGTGGAGAAGATCGCAGCCCAGATCGAACGACTCCACGAGGCCGAGCAGCAGATCCTCTAGAGGACCCCGATGGTGCGCTACGTCGCTCTTTTTCCCGGACAGGGCAGTCAGAGTGTGGGCATGGGTCGCGAGTTGGCCGAGGCCTACCCCGAGTCCGCCGCTGTCTTCAGCCTGGCAGACGAAGTGTTGGGCGAACGGCTCTCCGCCCTCTGCTTCGAGGGGCCGGAGGAGGCACTGCGGTTGACCCGGAACACGCAGCCGGCGCTGCTGACGGTTTCCACGGCGGCCTGGGCCGCCTGGTCGAAGCGCAGTTCCCCGCCGGCTGCCGCCGCGGGCCACAGCCTGGGGGAATACTCCGCGCTGGTGGCCGCCGGCGTGTTGCCGTTTGCCGATGCCCTGCGGGCCGTCCGGCTGCGGGGCGAGGCGATGCAGGAGGCCGTACCGCTGGGGACGGGTTCGATGGCCGCCCTGATCGGCGCCGACGACAGCGCGGTCGAACAGCTGTGTCGGGCACAGCGCCGGGAGGGCGAGGTGCTCGTGCCGGCCAACTTCAATGCGCCTGGACAGGTGGTCATCGCCGGGCATCACGACGCCGTGGCCCGGGCGGTGGAGGCGGCCCCGGAGGCCGGAGTCCGGCGGGCGGTGCCGCTGCCCGTCAGCGCTCCCTTTCACTGCCCGCTGATGCTTCCCGCCCAGCAGCGCCTGGCGGCCTTTCTCGAGACCCTGGACTTTCGGGATCCCGCTTTTCCGGTGCTGGCCAACGTGGACGCGGCCCCGGTGGTCAGCGGCGAGCAGGCCCGGGCGAAATTGATCGAGCAGGTTTCATCGCCGGTGCTCTGGGCCCGGACCATGCAGGCGCTCGGGGAAGACTACGAGGCCTCCCTGGGCGTCGAGATAGGAGCCGGGCGCGTGCTGGCGGGCCTGGCGCGGAAGATTCCCGGTGCTCCGAGGGTGCTGGCCGCGGGGACGCCCGAGGCGATCGACAAGGCCCTGGCGGCCCTTTGAGACGGGGAAGGAGGAGGTCGGACCGATGACAGAGATGAAGTGGCCGGGAATCGCTTCGCGCCGGGCGCTGGTGACGGGCGGGTCCAGGGGTATCGGGCGGGCGATCGCCCGGACCCTGGTGGCCTCCGGGGCCGAAGTGATCGTCACGGCCCGGACCCCGGAGAGTGCCGAGCGGGCCGCCGCGGAACTGGGACCTTCGGCCAGGGGGGTGGAACTCGATCTTTCCGTGCCGGCCCGGGCGGAGCAGCGCCTGGCGGAGCTGGCGGCGGAGATCAAGCAGGCCGGTGGTCTCGACTTGCTCGTACTCAACGCCGGCATGACCCGGGACGGCCTGGTCATGCGGATGTCCCTCGACCAGTGGCAGGAGGTGATCGACGCCAACCTGACCGGCGCCTACCTCGTGACAAAGGCTTTCGTGCCCGGTATGATCCGCTCCCGTTTCGGGAGGATCGTCCTGCTCTCCAGCGTGGTGGCCAGGATGGGCAACGCCGGGCAGAGCAACTATGCCGCGTCGAAGGCTGGTATGATCGGCTTTGTCCGTTCCCTGGCACGGGAAGTGGCCTCGAGGGGTATAACGGTCAATGCCGTGGCTCCTGGTTTCGTCGATACGGACATGACCCGGGCGATACCGGAGGCGGCGCGGAACAAGCTGTTGGAGCTGGTGCCGCTGGCACGGCTCGGAGAACCGGAGGATATCGCTTCGGCGGTGGCTTTCCTGCTTTCGGATGCAGCGAGCTACATCACCGGCGAGGTGTTGGACGTAAACGGCGGTATGGACATGTAAAACGCGGGGCCGAAGGCCCGCGGGAGGTTTGACCAGATGGTCACCACTGATGAAATCCGTGCAAAAGTCGTCGATACCATCTCCAAGAGCTTCAAGCTCGATCCAGCTTCCGTGACGGATGACAAGTCCTTCACCGATGACCTGGGTGCGGACTCCCTCGAGGTCGTCGAACTCGTGATGGCCCTCGAGGAGGAATTCGGCATCGAGATCTCCGATGAAGACGCCGAGAAGATCCGCACCGTCGGCGATGCGATCAAGTTCATCTCGGAAAACGCCGCGGAAAGCTGATCGGCGCCAGGGAGAAGAAGTGAGCGTTTCGTCCCGGCGAGTCTTCGTGACCGGACTGTCGCTGGTCAGTCCACTCGGTCTCGACGCGGAGTCTTCCTGGAGGGCCCTGCTCGAGGGGCGTTCGGGGATTGCGCCGATCACCCATTTCGATGCCTCCGCCTTTGCGTCGCGTATTGCGGGAGAGGTCAAGGGCTTCGACGTGGAGCAGTGGATGGAGGCTCGCGAAGCCAAGCGCATGGCGCGCTTCGCTCACTTCGCCCTGGCCTGCGCTCAGATGGCTCTGGACGACGCCGGCATCGACCTCGAGAAGGTCGACCGCCGGCGTTTCGGAGTCATCATCGGCTCGGGGATCGGAGGCATTCCTCTCGTCGAGCAGCAACACGGCGTGTTGCTCGAAAGAGGGCCTCGTCGTCTGTCACCGTTTCTGATTCCAGGCATGATCATCAACATGGCCAGCGGTGTGGTCTCCATGCGCTTTGGTCTCAAGGGGCCGAATTCGGCCACGGTGACGGCTTGCGCGACGGGGAATCACGCCCTGGGCGACGCGTTGCGGATGATCCAGCACGGTGACGCCGATTGGATCCTGGCCGGCGGCACCGAGGCGGCGGTCTCGCCGCTTTCGGTCGGGGGGTTTTGCGCCATGAAGGCCCTGAGCACGCGCAACGACGAACCCGAGCGTGCGTCACGGCCCTTCGACGGCGATCGTGACGGCTTCGTCATGGCGGAAGGTTGCGGCCTGCTGCTGCTGGAGTCCGAAGAGTCCGCGCGGCGCCGGGACGCAAAGGTCTATGCGGAAGTTGCAGGCTTCGGTGCGACCGGTGACGCCTTCCACATGTCGGCGCCCCCGGAGGATGGGGACGGCATGGTGCGCGTGATGCGGGCGGCGCTGGCCGACGCCGGGATGTCTCCGGCGGACATCGACTACGTCAACGCCCACGGAACATCCACACCGACGGGCGACGTGATCGAGGCTCGGGCGGTGCGCCGGGTTTTTGGTGGGCACGCGGACCGGCTGGTGATCTCTTCGACCAAGTCGGCTACCGGGCACCTGCTGGGTGCGGCCGGCGGTCTCGAGTCGGTGGTCTCCTGCCTGGCGATCGATCGCGGAATCTGCCCTCCGACGATCAACCTGGACAACCTCGACCCGCGGATCTCCTCCGAGGAAGGCGAAGACCCGATCGCCCTGAAGCCGGAGCGTTTCGCCCCGGGGCGTCCGGTCGAGCGCGAGGTCGGCGCCGCCTTGTCCAATTCTTTCGGCTTCGGCGGCACCAACGCCACGCTGGTTTTCCGCAAGATCGCTTGAGCCCGCGGCTCACACCTCGTCGAAGAAATACTTGCCCAGGCACTGCACGCGCTCGTTGTAGTCGGCGGGGTTGATCATCCAGCAGGCCGCCGCCACCGAAGAGAGCAGGCTGTTGCCGTCCTGGGGCGTGTAACAGAAACCGACCACCTCGAAGCCCCGATCGGTCTCGCGGATGGCGAGGGTCTGCCGGGGAACCACGGCCTGGTTGAGAATGCGGCCGAAGTGCCCGTGATCGCGACCGAAGGAGAAGACCGCGTTGGCGCTCTTCTTGTGCGTCAGCGCGATGCGGTCGTTGGCTTCCATGCGGGCGATGATGTCGTCGAGGGAAGTCTTGTTGCGCACGGTGATGGTGAACCAGATCGTGTGCATGTACTGGGTGTTGATTTTCAGCGCCGAGGAGTGCAGTGCGAGGTCGTATCCGAGGGTGTTGAACAGCCGCCAGGCGTCCTGGGCATGGTGGGTGCCGAAGCGCGGGTCCTTGTGTTTGCCGACTTCGGGAGCCGGGACGAAGGAGCCGTCCTGGCTGATGTCGTTGGCCCGGCGGATGCAGACGAACTGGCCGGCGACGAGGTTCTGGGGGCCTCCGTCGGCGAGGGCGATCGCGTCCACCAGGACCGAAATGTTGTGGGTGTTGCAGGAGACGACCTGGATGAACTGGTCTTCTCCGGGCACCAGAGCCGCGTCGTTGATGCGCCGGGCGTAGGGTTTGCCGAAACCGGCCTCGCTGCCCTGGGCGAGAAACCCCTTGGTGTTGTGCTGGAAGCGACTGTAGTAGTCGTTCTTGTTCTGGTGGCCGACGCCCGACGGTGTGCAATCGATCACCACCGTGGCGTTGTCCAGCGCCTCGTGGGTCTCGAGTTCCGGCTCGAGCCCGATTTCTCTGAATCCGTCGAAAGACTTCGAATCGCTGACGAAACGCGCGCCGCGCTCGATCAGCGCCCGCACTTTCGAGCGGTCGGTATAGAGCGGGGTGCGCTTGTGGAAAGTCACCTCATCGATCCCCAGCTCTTCCCGGAAGTCGCAGAGCAGCCCGATCAGGGGCTCTCCGATGGTTCCGGTTCCCACCACGTGAACGACGGTCTTGGCCATGGTCTGTGCCCTCATGAGGTCCCGTCGGCGAGCGGGACCGCTCGAGTTGTCGTGATCTTCTTTCCTTGCCGCTTCAGCCTACCGCCCGGGGTACCTTGACACCCCGTCGGCGGGGTCGCTAACATAACAGATCCATTAGTGTTTAGCTATCCTCTGAAACCCTGATATGCGGTGTTTTTCGCGAGATCACGCCGTTTTCTCCCGCTTTTTTCGCCGATGCCGCCGGAAGCCCTGACTTGAGCCCTGCTGCGCACAAACCGGATCCTCCCACGATTCGGGAACTGGTCGATGCCCTCTCCCCGCGCTTTGCCTTCGACGTCCTCGCCGGGCGTGGCGGGCTTTCGCGGGCCCTGGCCAGCGCCCGGTTGCAGAAGCCGGGACTGGCCCTGACCGGCAGCCTCGAGTATCTGCACGAGGGTCGGTTGCAGGTGCTCGGGCGCAGCGAGTTGCGCTTTCTGGCCCGGCGCAGCCACGGGGCCGCCGCGGCCGTGGCCCGGCTCTGTGACGGCAGCTTTCCGGCACTGCTCGTCACCCGCGGCCTGGCGCCCCCGGCCAGCCTCGTGCAGGCGGCGGAGGCGGGGGGCGTGCCCGTCCTGCGGACGGCCTGCGTCACCGGCGAGGTGATGGAGGCGCTGTTTCACTTCATGGCGGTGCGGATGGCGCCCCGGAGGACGATTCACGGCGTTCTGATGGATATCTTCGGCCTTGGTGTGCTGATCCTGGGCGAGTCCGGCATCGGCAAGAGCGAGTGCGCCCTGGAACTGGTGACCCGCGGTCATCGCCTGGTGGCCGATGACGCCGTCGAACTGCGGTTGATCGAGGACGAGCTGATCGGCGCTTCGCCGGAGCTTTCCCGCTATTATCTGGAAGTGCGGGGGCTGGGCCTGATCAACGCCCGCGAGATGTTCGGCATTACGGCGGTGGCGGAAATCAAAGCCGTCGAGCAGGCGATCCGCCTGGTACGCTTCGACGCGGCGCGTTCCTATGATCGCCTGGGAGAAGAGCAGACCGGGTGGGAGGTGCTCGGTCACCGGGTACCCCTGAGGGAAGTCCCCGTGGCGCCGGGACGCAACCTCGCCGTGCTGCTGGAGATCGCGGCCAGGCAGCAGTTGCTTCGCAATCGGGGCGTCGATGCGGCGGCCGAGATCCAGGCTGAGCTGGCCCGCCGCCTCTCCCAACGTCCGCGGGACGAGGAGGAAGGCTCGTGATCAAGCTGGTGGTGCTGTCGGGCCTTTCCGGGTCGGGCAAGACTCTCGCCCTGCGTTGCCTCGAAGACATGGGCTACTTTTCGGTGGACAACCTGCCGGTACCGCTGATTCCTCCCTTCGTCGATCTTCTCGACCGTGGAGAGGAACTCGAGCCCCAGGGCGCCTTCGTGGTCGATGCCCGGGAACGCGGGCACCTCGATGCGTTGCCGGCCATCGTCGCCGATCTGCGCGACCGGAAAGACCTCCGGCTGACCGTGCTCTTCCTCGAGGCTTCGGAAGACGTTCTCGTGCGGCGCTTTTCCGAGAGTCGTCGACCCCACCCCGTGGCGCTGCAAGACGGCCTGGGCGTGGCCGGGGCGATCGCTCGTGAAAAGGATCTGCTCGCCGGGCTCCGGGAGCTTGCCGACAGGGTGATCGCCACCGACGACCTCTCGCCCCATGACCTGCGCCGGCAGATCAAATCGGTTCTCAGCGATCACTCCGAAACGACCGACTTGCTGGTGCGGCTGGTCTCCTTCGGCTTCAAGCACGGTTTGCCGCGGGACGTGGACCTGGTCTTCGACGTGCGTTTCATCGAGAACCCCTACTTCCAGCCCGGCCTGCGCGAGCTGAGCGGCCGCGACGAGGATGTCACCGACTTCCTCGAGTCGCAGCCGGATTACATCGGCTTTTGCGGGAAGCTCGAGGAACTGCTCGCCTTCGTCATGCCGCGCTACGTTTTCGAAGGCAAAAGCTACCTGACCATCGCCTTCGGCTGTACCGGCGGGCGGCACCGCTCGGTGGCGCTCGCCGAGCGTACCGCGCGTTACCTGGGCCAGTCGGGTTTTCGCACCCAGGTCCAGCATCGAGACATCGAGCGGGGAGCTCGGCGGGAGAGTTCATGATCGGTTTGTTGATCGCGACCCATGGTCGCCTGGCATTCGAGTTGCTCGATGCCGCCGAACACATCGTTCGCAAGCCGGGGGTGATGAAGGCACTGGTATTGGACTGGGACCAGGACTCCGCGACCTGCCTCGAGGAGATGCGCGAGGCGGTCGCCGAGGTGGACCAGGGCGATGGAGTGATCATCGCGACGGACATGCTGGGTGGGACGCCATCCAACGTGGCGATGACTCTGCTCGAACCCGGTCGTGTCGAGGTGGTCACCGGCGTCAACCTGCCGATGGTGGTCAAGTTCAGCAATCTGCGGGAAGAGCAGACGGTCGAGCAGGCAGCCCAGGTGCTGGCTGTCAAGGGGCGCTGGCACATCACCGTGGCGGGAGAGGTGCTTGCCGGGCGAGAGGGCCAGCCATGACCGAACGCAGCGTGACCTTGGTCAACGAGAAAGGTCTTCACGCCAGGGCCGCCGCCAGGTTCGTGGATCTCGCCAACCGTTTCCGCTGCAGCGTGGAAATTCGTCTCGGCACGATGGCGGTCGACGGCAAGTCGATTCTGGGCATCTTGACCCTGGGGGCGCCGCGAGGCACCGAGTTGCTCCTCGTCGCGGACGGCCCCGACGAGAGCGAAGCCGTCGAGGCCCTGGCGTCGTTGATCGCGGCGCGTTTCGGCGAGGGCCGTTGAGGTGAAGAGGGTGCGGGGTATCGCGGTTTCCCATGGCATCGCCACGGGCAAGGCGCTGGTGATTTCCCGCTGGGAGAGTGATCTTCCCCGCTATCGTATCGCGGCGGAGGACGTTCGGTCGGAGCTGCGCCGCTTCTGGAAGGCTCGAAGCCAGGCGAGGGAAGAGATCGGCGCGTTGCGGGAGAAGGCGGCGCGGGAACTGGGCGACAAGTACGCCGCGA
Above is a window of Acidobacteriota bacterium DNA encoding:
- the plsX gene encoding phosphate acyltransferase PlsX — encoded protein: MSDRLPLALDAMGGDHAPLECVQGGVDYARRTGRRVLLVGPEDVVRRTLSRTWTNGADVEIVPASQVIGFEDKLTAIRSKRDSSIHVGARLVRDGLASGFVSAGHTGAMMAMCKVIMGVIAGVDRPALPAPLPRRGGGKTVLVDAGANLECKPEHFRQFAVMGYHYSRWLCGIAEPRVALLSVGEEDSKGGEALQTVSRILRQADINFIGNVEGTDLYSGRCDVVVCDGFVGNIALKVSEGLGEAIVELLREGVRQGALRRLGALAMRPVFRTLKKRMDYAEYGGVPLLGLRRVAVVAHGRSHAKAIRNALHQAEIAVDSGMVEKIAAQIERLHEAEQQIL
- the fabD gene encoding ACP S-malonyltransferase, giving the protein MVRYVALFPGQGSQSVGMGRELAEAYPESAAVFSLADEVLGERLSALCFEGPEEALRLTRNTQPALLTVSTAAWAAWSKRSSPPAAAAGHSLGEYSALVAAGVLPFADALRAVRLRGEAMQEAVPLGTGSMAALIGADDSAVEQLCRAQRREGEVLVPANFNAPGQVVIAGHHDAVARAVEAAPEAGVRRAVPLPVSAPFHCPLMLPAQQRLAAFLETLDFRDPAFPVLANVDAAPVVSGEQARAKLIEQVSSPVLWARTMQALGEDYEASLGVEIGAGRVLAGLARKIPGAPRVLAAGTPEAIDKALAAL
- the fabG gene encoding 3-oxoacyl-[acyl-carrier-protein] reductase, whose amino-acid sequence is MKWPGIASRRALVTGGSRGIGRAIARTLVASGAEVIVTARTPESAERAAAELGPSARGVELDLSVPARAEQRLAELAAEIKQAGGLDLLVLNAGMTRDGLVMRMSLDQWQEVIDANLTGAYLVTKAFVPGMIRSRFGRIVLLSSVVARMGNAGQSNYAASKAGMIGFVRSLAREVASRGITVNAVAPGFVDTDMTRAIPEAARNKLLELVPLARLGEPEDIASAVAFLLSDAASYITGEVLDVNGGMDM
- the acpP gene encoding acyl carrier protein, giving the protein MVTTDEIRAKVVDTISKSFKLDPASVTDDKSFTDDLGADSLEVVELVMALEEEFGIEISDEDAEKIRTVGDAIKFISENAAES
- the fabF gene encoding beta-ketoacyl-ACP synthase II, with translation MSVSSRRVFVTGLSLVSPLGLDAESSWRALLEGRSGIAPITHFDASAFASRIAGEVKGFDVEQWMEAREAKRMARFAHFALACAQMALDDAGIDLEKVDRRRFGVIIGSGIGGIPLVEQQHGVLLERGPRRLSPFLIPGMIINMASGVVSMRFGLKGPNSATVTACATGNHALGDALRMIQHGDADWILAGGTEAAVSPLSVGGFCAMKALSTRNDEPERASRPFDGDRDGFVMAEGCGLLLLESEESARRRDAKVYAEVAGFGATGDAFHMSAPPEDGDGMVRVMRAALADAGMSPADIDYVNAHGTSTPTGDVIEARAVRRVFGGHADRLVISSTKSATGHLLGAAGGLESVVSCLAIDRGICPPTINLDNLDPRISSEEGEDPIALKPERFAPGRPVEREVGAALSNSFGFGGTNATLVFRKIA
- the hprK gene encoding HPr(Ser) kinase/phosphatase, which gives rise to MSPAAHKPDPPTIRELVDALSPRFAFDVLAGRGGLSRALASARLQKPGLALTGSLEYLHEGRLQVLGRSELRFLARRSHGAAAAVARLCDGSFPALLVTRGLAPPASLVQAAEAGGVPVLRTACVTGEVMEALFHFMAVRMAPRRTIHGVLMDIFGLGVLILGESGIGKSECALELVTRGHRLVADDAVELRLIEDELIGASPELSRYYLEVRGLGLINAREMFGITAVAEIKAVEQAIRLVRFDAARSYDRLGEEQTGWEVLGHRVPLREVPVAPGRNLAVLLEIAARQQLLRNRGVDAAAEIQAELARRLSQRPRDEEEGS
- the rapZ gene encoding RNase adapter RapZ → MIKLVVLSGLSGSGKTLALRCLEDMGYFSVDNLPVPLIPPFVDLLDRGEELEPQGAFVVDARERGHLDALPAIVADLRDRKDLRLTVLFLEASEDVLVRRFSESRRPHPVALQDGLGVAGAIAREKDLLAGLRELADRVIATDDLSPHDLRRQIKSVLSDHSETTDLLVRLVSFGFKHGLPRDVDLVFDVRFIENPYFQPGLRELSGRDEDVTDFLESQPDYIGFCGKLEELLAFVMPRYVFEGKSYLTIAFGCTGGRHRSVALAERTARYLGQSGFRTQVQHRDIERGARRESS
- a CDS encoding PTS fructose transporter subunit IIA; protein product: MIGLLIATHGRLAFELLDAAEHIVRKPGVMKALVLDWDQDSATCLEEMREAVAEVDQGDGVIIATDMLGGTPSNVAMTLLEPGRVEVVTGVNLPMVVKFSNLREEQTVEQAAQVLAVKGRWHITVAGEVLAGREGQP
- a CDS encoding HPr family phosphocarrier protein, with amino-acid sequence MTERSVTLVNEKGLHARAAARFVDLANRFRCSVEIRLGTMAVDGKSILGILTLGAPRGTELLLVADGPDESEAVEALASLIAARFGEGR